A region from the Natronocella acetinitrilica genome encodes:
- the arsS gene encoding arsenosugar biosynthesis radical SAM (seleno)protein ArsS (Some members of this family are selenoproteins.) encodes MAVTELVPNYGDFPAISRGRLNTLQVNLGYVCNQTCFHCHVNAGPNRKEVMERETVDELLAFMRDSSIGALDLTGGAPEMNPHFRYFVEAATAMGVSVTDRCNLTILEQPGYEDLAEFLARHKVQVVASLPCYMEDNVNSQRGDGVFEDSIAGLKRLNALGYGAEGSDLELTLVYNPLGASLPPSQVELESAYREHLGSEFGIRFTRLFTIANMPINRFAKTLAKEGKYGSYMQLLRDAHRDENLDAVMCRSLISVDWRGYVYDCDFNQMLHMPLGGGSVTGTHIRDLSAARVDGMPIAVADHCFGCTAGQGSSCGGALD; translated from the coding sequence ATGGCCGTTACCGAACTCGTACCGAACTACGGAGACTTTCCCGCCATATCGCGGGGCCGGCTGAACACGCTGCAGGTGAATCTGGGCTACGTCTGCAACCAGACCTGCTTTCACTGTCACGTGAATGCCGGGCCGAACCGCAAGGAAGTCATGGAACGGGAGACTGTGGACGAGTTGCTGGCGTTCATGCGCGATAGCTCCATCGGCGCACTGGATCTCACCGGTGGCGCACCCGAGATGAACCCCCATTTTCGTTATTTCGTCGAGGCGGCAACCGCCATGGGCGTCTCGGTGACCGATCGCTGTAACCTGACCATACTGGAGCAGCCCGGATACGAGGATCTGGCGGAGTTTCTCGCCCGCCACAAGGTACAGGTGGTGGCCTCATTGCCGTGCTACATGGAAGACAACGTTAATTCCCAGCGTGGCGACGGCGTCTTCGAGGACAGCATCGCAGGGCTCAAGCGCCTCAATGCACTGGGTTACGGTGCCGAAGGCAGCGATCTGGAACTGACCCTGGTGTACAACCCCCTGGGCGCGAGTCTCCCGCCTTCTCAGGTTGAACTGGAATCGGCATACCGCGAGCATCTGGGCTCGGAGTTCGGCATCCGCTTCACACGCCTGTTCACCATCGCCAACATGCCCATCAACCGCTTTGCCAAGACCCTGGCGAAGGAGGGCAAGTATGGCAGCTACATGCAGCTGCTCCGGGATGCACACCGCGACGAGAATCTGGACGCGGTGATGTGCCGGTCGCTGATCTCCGTGGACTGGAGAGGCTATGTCTACGATTGCGACTTCAACCAGATGCTGCACATGCCGCTGGGTGGTGGCTCGGTGACCGGGACGCATATCCGGGATCTGTCTGCCGCCAGGGTTGATGGCATGCCCATTGCCGTTGCCGATCACTGTTTCGGTTGCACAGCGGGGCAGGGCTCCAGTTGCGGCGGCGCGCTGGACTAG
- a CDS encoding glutaredoxin domain-containing protein — protein MQDATVNVTVYRWAGAWGPFRVRIPCGECSLTKDVIEDTLASELADVPVRLSMRDWLSEWWRPLRAGGWHAPIVMVDGRVVSQGNALNRGVLTQAVVQAHARKSRLAGNHVYGKASCPHCHRACGYLKDAGLDYTYHDVVREPRALYAMLARVKPIVGAKTPITVPQIWIDGHYIGGADALSHLLDREVTPNFDRGQCSLSPGDGLNDGQYV, from the coding sequence ATGCAAGACGCAACGGTCAATGTCACCGTCTACCGCTGGGCAGGCGCCTGGGGGCCTTTTCGGGTCAGGATTCCCTGCGGCGAATGTTCGCTGACGAAAGACGTTATCGAGGACACGCTTGCATCCGAACTGGCGGATGTGCCAGTACGCCTATCCATGCGGGACTGGTTAAGCGAGTGGTGGCGACCGCTGAGAGCCGGCGGCTGGCATGCGCCGATCGTGATGGTGGATGGCCGTGTTGTCAGTCAGGGTAATGCGCTGAACCGCGGCGTGTTGACCCAGGCTGTTGTCCAGGCGCACGCCCGCAAATCCCGGCTTGCCGGCAATCACGTCTATGGAAAGGCGTCCTGCCCGCATTGCCATCGGGCGTGCGGCTATCTGAAAGATGCTGGCCTGGATTACACCTACCATGACGTTGTCCGTGAGCCGCGGGCGCTCTATGCCATGCTCGCCAGGGTCAAGCCGATCGTCGGTGCCAAGACCCCGATTACCGTTCCGCAGATCTGGATCGATGGACATTACATCGGCGGCGCGGACGCCTTGTCTCATCTGCTCGATCGGGAAGTGACGCCCAATTTCGATCGGGGCCAGTGCTCGTTGTCGCCGGGCGATGGACTGAACGACGGACAGTACGTTTAA
- a CDS encoding metallophosphoesterase family protein translates to MPLKLLAVGDLHLGRRPGGLPEFLRSPEASRPLSPAAALNHLVDTAIARSVDVVAFAGDVVEQEDDFFEAYGELRRAVQRLHAAGIKVAAVAGNHDVQVLPALADELADFRLLGRDGRWENLPLEGADGTGVNLCGWSFPSPVVRTSPLSGQSLPRDTGPTLGLLHCDRDQSSSPHAPVRSNELSDAGVDAWLLGHIHKPDALSVSNPMGYLGSVTPLRATETGAHGPWLVTVGPTGLDDLVQWPLAPLRWDSITVPIDNMSDAIAARSRMLDALKRHAQQVMAAEFQPEVLGVRIRFTGRSRLRSSIEELLSGENLDDVSVVDGLRCFVSRIEYDLRPEADLDELARRHDPVGLMAQRLLLIDQAPDNPQRQALLDDARRRLDDASTDRAWDVLPSPDWTDEALSDLLRETIIGGLDALLRQREDDSA, encoded by the coding sequence ATGCCCTTGAAACTGCTCGCCGTCGGCGACCTGCACCTGGGTCGCCGCCCCGGAGGATTACCGGAGTTCCTGCGGAGCCCCGAGGCGAGTCGTCCGCTCTCACCCGCGGCCGCCCTGAATCATCTGGTGGATACTGCCATCGCGCGCAGCGTTGATGTGGTGGCCTTCGCCGGCGATGTGGTGGAACAGGAAGACGACTTCTTCGAAGCCTATGGCGAGCTGCGGCGGGCGGTGCAAAGGCTGCACGCCGCCGGCATCAAGGTGGCCGCCGTGGCAGGCAATCACGACGTGCAGGTGCTGCCGGCGCTGGCCGACGAGTTAGCCGATTTCCGGCTGCTGGGTCGGGACGGCCGTTGGGAGAATCTGCCTCTTGAGGGTGCAGATGGCACCGGGGTGAATCTTTGCGGCTGGTCCTTCCCGAGCCCGGTTGTCAGAACCAGCCCCTTGTCCGGGCAATCACTCCCACGAGACACCGGTCCGACACTGGGCCTGCTGCATTGCGATCGGGATCAGTCTTCCAGCCCGCATGCGCCGGTGCGCAGCAACGAGCTAAGCGACGCCGGCGTCGACGCCTGGCTGCTGGGGCACATCCACAAGCCGGACGCCCTGAGCGTGAGCAATCCGATGGGTTATCTGGGCTCTGTCACGCCCCTGCGCGCCACGGAAACCGGTGCCCATGGGCCGTGGTTGGTGACGGTAGGCCCAACTGGACTCGATGACCTCGTCCAGTGGCCGCTGGCCCCCTTGCGTTGGGACTCCATCACTGTACCCATCGACAACATGTCCGATGCCATCGCGGCGAGAAGCAGGATGCTGGATGCACTGAAGCGTCATGCGCAGCAGGTCATGGCGGCAGAGTTTCAACCCGAAGTGCTGGGCGTCCGCATTCGCTTTACCGGGCGCAGTCGACTGCGTTCATCAATCGAGGAACTGCTGTCCGGCGAGAACCTGGATGATGTCTCCGTCGTGGATGGTTTGCGCTGCTTCGTCTCGCGCATCGAATACGATCTGCGACCCGAGGCCGACCTCGATGAACTGGCCCGTCGCCATGATCCCGTCGGTCTCATGGCTCAACGCCTGCTGCTAATCGACCAAGCGCCGGATAACCCGCAACGACAGGCACTGCTTGATGACGCGCGTCGGCGTCTTGATGATGCGTCTACCGACAGGGCCTGGGATGTCTTGCCGTCTCCAGACTGGACTGACGAAGCGCTCTCGGATCTGTTGCGTGAGACCATCATCGGCGGACTGGATGCCTTGCTGCGTCAACGTGAGGATGATAGCGCATGA
- a CDS encoding TVP38/TMEM64 family protein: protein MNRRLASRLGLLLVVGALIAFGIAFRESLSIGMLERGLDDLGAWAPLAFIAAYAIATVAFMPGLIFTIAGGVLFGPVFGTLFSLTGATIGAMLAFLVARYVASDWVAARAGGRLERLIKGVEREGWRFVAFTRLVPVFPFNILNYALGLTRIGFMPYALATFICMAPGAFAYTWVGHAGAETVAGGRSGIQAILIAIGLLAAVIFLPRLIRRVKTDPSVEQRDETKPATSEGGR, encoded by the coding sequence ATGAACAGGCGTTTGGCTTCAAGATTGGGATTGCTCCTTGTAGTGGGTGCGCTCATTGCGTTTGGTATCGCCTTTCGGGAGAGCCTGAGCATCGGCATGCTGGAGCGTGGCCTTGATGATCTGGGCGCCTGGGCACCGCTGGCCTTCATCGCTGCGTATGCGATTGCCACGGTGGCGTTCATGCCCGGCCTGATCTTCACCATCGCGGGCGGCGTGCTCTTCGGGCCGGTCTTTGGCACGCTCTTCAGCCTCACCGGCGCCACCATCGGGGCCATGCTCGCATTTCTGGTCGCGCGCTACGTGGCTTCAGACTGGGTGGCGGCACGCGCTGGGGGACGACTCGAGCGTCTGATCAAGGGTGTGGAGCGGGAGGGATGGCGCTTCGTTGCGTTCACTCGTCTGGTGCCGGTATTCCCCTTCAATATTCTTAATTACGCCCTCGGCCTTACCCGGATCGGTTTCATGCCCTACGCCCTGGCCACGTTCATCTGCATGGCTCCGGGGGCGTTCGCCTACACCTGGGTTGGCCATGCGGGGGCGGAAACCGTCGCCGGGGGGCGCAGCGGTATTCAGGCCATCCTGATCGCCATCGGGCTGCTCGCCGCCGTCATCTTCCTGCCAAGGCTCATTCGTCGCGTCAAAACCGACCCCTCGGTGGAGCAGCGCGACGAGACCAAGCCCGCCACGTCGGAGGGCGGTCGGTGA
- a CDS encoding ATP-binding protein, which translates to MRLQSLHIQRLAGIDQPLSISDLPDGLTVVSGPNASGKSSLIRALRHLLAPAGNDPAGLVLAADIWLDGALWRVERTGSSIEWFRDGKPQLPPPLPDPDALDAYLLQVDNLLRASRDDEKLTRRFLQTLAGGFDLSALASEKGPFHVQPGRDRQLAQQLRDAESQLSTAIRENRRLLDERRRLPELETRIGQAEQAGRIVTRCDSALAWLEARRQRLQMEERLNTYPPGMEHCPAPTTLEDTEAAQSTARKRLNEAQQDEADARERLRSSGFTQTGDLPDSSLARSWLDRLKRLDDQLARAREDQAAADATCSDRRPAATAPEQDLLAPGPEWLRAVEQAADSLNQARERLRLLDAEDASRNAGEADARDMADQRRGQRRQYLLGSTLIVAGCAPALGLVMFGGDGLLRMLAVIGVLLLLAGLAVIGRPHFTPQPQSRAGAARALRDQAEQDAARAHDALSALAVEAGLPLEGEILPGTSLRLAHQLHDLDQLSRTRASAMARVRELESQHGKLREQLHGYLADFDLSPGAESDTDRLTSACDALESRTRIAREARAELQRTARAIQQHQDDLHQAQERLAALYQACGLDVNDRVAMDERIRMRDAWQQASEAYRQAMAGEQSLARQLAQDDALREAVEADDEATIRAERDRAAQDAEDLHALMDRRASLQAELRGVEAAHPLERARAERDQLRDDLSRRRNERMRAELGRWLVTTVESENRRLHQPEAVRLADDYLRTFTHHRFALELDEAGQPCARHLATGERRSLPELSVGTRMQLLIALRVAWARTREGNGPRMPLFLDEALTTTDPERFNSIAQALGSLAAKDQRQIIYLTAQPEDAERWRMATGEPPHRVVLGGTDGGTRMTAEQLRPIAAPRIPPPADADAAAYSEHLAVPPMVPADDPGLIHIFHLLRDDLPLLHRLLQDYRVETLGQLESLLTQQKGMGAVPTEKAESLHHRCGLAREWCAAWRRGRGRPVDRTTLEQSAASGWSTLIGPLAERAKAVDGDADRLMQSLQQESIHGLGKKRLTQFQEWLLDEGYLDPTPRYDRDGRHRAVTASLSAEQAGDAAELINWLESAVPSNDPPLR; encoded by the coding sequence ATGAGGCTGCAAAGCCTTCATATCCAGCGCCTTGCCGGCATTGATCAGCCACTGTCAATTTCTGATCTTCCAGATGGACTCACCGTCGTCAGTGGACCGAATGCCTCCGGCAAGAGCAGCCTGATTCGGGCACTACGTCATCTCCTCGCGCCAGCAGGAAACGACCCCGCAGGGCTGGTGCTGGCAGCCGATATCTGGCTCGACGGCGCGCTATGGCGCGTCGAGCGGACCGGCAGCTCGATCGAGTGGTTCCGCGACGGCAAACCCCAACTCCCACCACCGCTCCCCGATCCGGACGCCTTGGACGCCTACCTGCTGCAGGTGGATAACCTCCTGCGAGCAAGCCGTGATGATGAAAAACTGACCCGCCGTTTTCTGCAGACCCTGGCAGGTGGCTTCGACCTGTCGGCACTCGCCTCGGAAAAGGGCCCATTTCACGTCCAACCGGGGCGCGACCGCCAGCTTGCCCAGCAACTGCGCGATGCAGAGTCACAGCTGAGCACCGCCATCCGGGAGAACCGTCGTCTTCTTGACGAGCGCAGGCGGTTGCCAGAACTGGAAACCCGGATCGGGCAGGCAGAGCAGGCCGGGCGCATCGTCACCCGCTGCGATAGCGCCCTGGCGTGGCTTGAGGCGCGACGACAGCGTCTGCAGATGGAGGAACGGCTCAACACTTACCCCCCGGGAATGGAGCACTGTCCGGCCCCCACCACGCTCGAGGACACGGAGGCAGCCCAGTCCACGGCCCGGAAACGGCTCAATGAGGCGCAGCAGGATGAAGCCGATGCGCGCGAGCGTTTGCGATCCAGCGGATTCACGCAAACCGGCGACCTGCCGGACAGCTCCCTCGCCAGAAGCTGGCTGGATCGCCTCAAGCGACTGGACGATCAGCTTGCCCGCGCCCGGGAGGATCAGGCCGCCGCGGACGCCACATGTTCCGACCGACGGCCGGCTGCGACGGCGCCGGAGCAGGATCTGCTGGCCCCGGGGCCAGAGTGGCTCCGGGCCGTGGAGCAGGCGGCCGACAGCCTGAACCAGGCCCGGGAGCGACTGCGCCTGCTGGACGCCGAAGACGCCTCACGTAATGCCGGCGAGGCCGACGCCCGGGACATGGCAGACCAGCGGCGCGGCCAACGCCGACAGTATCTGCTGGGATCCACCCTCATCGTTGCCGGTTGTGCGCCTGCGCTGGGGCTCGTCATGTTCGGCGGTGACGGACTGCTCCGCATGCTCGCGGTGATCGGTGTGCTACTGCTGCTGGCGGGCCTCGCAGTCATCGGTCGGCCCCATTTCACCCCGCAGCCTCAGTCCCGGGCAGGCGCGGCCAGAGCCTTAAGGGATCAGGCCGAACAGGATGCCGCCAGGGCCCACGATGCATTGTCGGCGCTCGCCGTCGAGGCCGGTCTGCCGCTGGAAGGTGAAATCCTCCCCGGCACCAGCCTCCGTCTTGCCCATCAACTACATGATCTTGATCAGCTGTCACGAACAAGAGCAAGCGCCATGGCTCGGGTTCGCGAGCTGGAAAGCCAACACGGGAAGCTGCGCGAGCAGCTGCACGGCTACCTGGCGGATTTCGACCTGTCTCCGGGAGCAGAGTCCGATACCGACCGTCTCACCAGCGCCTGTGATGCCCTCGAGAGCCGCACCCGTATTGCACGGGAGGCGAGAGCGGAGCTACAGCGCACCGCGCGTGCAATCCAGCAACATCAGGACGACCTGCACCAGGCGCAGGAACGCCTTGCTGCGCTCTACCAGGCCTGTGGTCTTGATGTGAACGATCGAGTCGCCATGGACGAAAGGATTCGCATGCGCGACGCATGGCAGCAAGCGTCAGAGGCCTACCGCCAGGCGATGGCCGGCGAGCAGTCCCTTGCGCGGCAACTCGCACAGGATGATGCCCTGCGGGAGGCCGTCGAGGCTGACGACGAGGCCACCATTCGAGCAGAACGAGACAGGGCCGCGCAAGACGCCGAGGATCTTCACGCCTTGATGGATCGACGGGCCAGCCTCCAGGCGGAACTGCGCGGTGTGGAGGCCGCCCACCCTCTGGAGAGGGCTCGTGCGGAACGGGATCAACTCCGGGATGATCTCTCACGCCGCCGGAATGAGCGCATGCGGGCTGAACTTGGCCGATGGCTGGTCACCACGGTGGAGTCGGAAAACCGACGCCTGCATCAACCCGAAGCGGTTCGTCTCGCCGATGATTACCTGCGAACCTTCACCCATCATCGGTTTGCCCTTGAGCTTGACGAGGCGGGACAGCCTTGCGCCCGTCATCTTGCAACGGGCGAGCGACGGTCACTTCCGGAATTGTCCGTTGGCACGCGCATGCAATTGCTGATTGCACTGCGGGTTGCCTGGGCCAGAACCCGCGAGGGTAACGGCCCGCGCATGCCCTTGTTTCTGGACGAGGCACTGACGACCACCGACCCCGAGCGATTCAACAGCATCGCCCAGGCCCTGGGGAGCCTCGCCGCAAAAGACCAGAGACAGATCATCTATCTCACGGCGCAACCGGAAGATGCCGAACGTTGGCGCATGGCAACGGGAGAGCCGCCGCATCGGGTGGTTTTGGGCGGCACTGACGGCGGCACCCGGATGACCGCCGAGCAGCTACGGCCCATTGCGGCACCAAGGATCCCGCCACCTGCCGACGCCGACGCGGCGGCCTACTCGGAGCATCTGGCAGTACCGCCCATGGTTCCCGCAGACGATCCCGGGTTGATCCACATTTTTCATTTGCTTCGGGATGACCTGCCCCTGCTGCACCGCTTGCTCCAGGACTATCGGGTAGAAACACTGGGGCAACTGGAAAGCCTGCTGACGCAGCAGAAAGGCATGGGCGCCGTACCCACCGAAAAGGCCGAATCGCTTCATCATCGCTGCGGGCTGGCGCGGGAATGGTGCGCGGCCTGGCGTCGCGGACGCGGCAGACCAGTTGACCGGACAACACTTGAACAGTCCGCGGCCAGTGGCTGGTCCACGCTCATCGGCCCCCTCGCCGAGCGGGCCAAGGCCGTCGATGGCGACGCCGATCGGCTGATGCAATCCCTGCAGCAGGAATCCATCCACGGTCTCGGCAAGAAACGCCTGACCCAGTTCCAGGAATGGTTGTTAGATGAGGGATACCTGGACCCCACGCCCCGCTACGATCGGGATGGTCGCCACAGGGCAGTGACGGCCTCACTATCCGCCGAGCAGGCAGGTGACGCCGCCGAACTCATCAATTGGCTCGAATCCGCAGTCCCATCGAACGATCCCCCTCTCCGCTGA
- a CDS encoding dihydrolipoyl dehydrogenase family protein produces MKRHDLIIIGGGVGGLVTSSVAGQLGLDVVLIERENKLGGDCLHYGCVPSKTLIRSAEVAHLTRRAGDFGIQAGEPVTDLGAVTDRVREVIESIQKHDDPERFRGYGVDVRFGEARFTGPHSVLVNGTELHGRRFVIATGSRPAIPPVPGLEEAGYLTNETIFGQRELPRRLGVLGGGPIGLELAQSFARFGSQVTVIEMADRILPREDPEVTGELQELLREEGLTIHTGTAVERVSVENGERLLHCRQGDSTMTVPVDEILVAAGRKPNVESLDLDKAGVAVERAGITVDPRMRTSAKHIFACGDVAGPYPFTHMAEYQAGVIIANAVFRFPKKVDYRVVPWVTYTSPELAHVGLTERAARDQGLDIQIARFHFRDVDRALAEGTGQGMMKLVVHKGRVAGATILGPHAGELIHEMVLAMQARVRISTIAAAIHAYPTLAQVHRRTVNSVLSAQLFAPRTRTLVRWINKLLP; encoded by the coding sequence GTGAAGCGCCATGACCTGATCATTATCGGCGGCGGCGTCGGTGGCCTGGTGACGTCCAGCGTGGCCGGGCAACTGGGGCTGGACGTTGTGCTCATCGAGCGTGAGAACAAGCTTGGCGGTGACTGCCTGCACTATGGCTGTGTTCCCAGCAAGACCCTCATCCGATCGGCCGAAGTGGCGCACCTGACGCGTCGGGCAGGGGATTTCGGTATTCAGGCAGGTGAGCCGGTCACAGACCTCGGTGCGGTGACGGATCGCGTGCGTGAGGTGATCGAGTCCATCCAGAAGCACGATGATCCCGAGCGTTTTCGCGGTTACGGCGTGGATGTGCGCTTTGGCGAGGCCCGCTTCACCGGCCCGCATTCGGTATTGGTGAATGGCACCGAACTGCACGGGCGGCGATTTGTGATCGCCACGGGCTCCCGGCCGGCGATTCCACCGGTTCCCGGGCTGGAGGAAGCGGGCTACCTCACCAACGAGACCATCTTCGGCCAGCGCGAGCTGCCGCGACGTCTGGGCGTACTCGGCGGCGGGCCGATCGGTCTGGAGTTGGCGCAGTCCTTCGCCCGCTTCGGTTCCCAGGTCACGGTGATCGAAATGGCGGATCGGATTCTGCCCCGGGAAGACCCCGAAGTGACCGGTGAGTTGCAGGAACTCCTACGGGAAGAGGGCCTGACCATCCACACCGGCACTGCGGTGGAGCGCGTCAGCGTGGAGAACGGCGAAAGGCTGTTGCACTGTCGGCAGGGTGACTCGACGATGACGGTACCCGTTGACGAGATCCTGGTGGCCGCCGGCCGCAAGCCGAACGTCGAGAGCCTTGATCTGGACAAGGCCGGTGTCGCCGTGGAGCGTGCCGGGATTACCGTTGACCCGCGCATGCGCACCTCGGCAAAGCACATCTTTGCCTGCGGTGACGTGGCCGGCCCCTATCCGTTCACGCACATGGCGGAGTATCAGGCCGGGGTGATCATTGCCAACGCCGTGTTCCGGTTCCCGAAAAAGGTGGATTATCGGGTGGTCCCCTGGGTGACATACACCAGCCCCGAACTCGCTCATGTTGGTCTGACGGAACGCGCGGCCCGGGATCAGGGTCTGGATATCCAGATTGCGCGGTTTCACTTCCGGGATGTGGATCGTGCACTGGCCGAAGGGACGGGCCAGGGCATGATGAAGCTGGTTGTGCACAAGGGTCGCGTGGCGGGCGCCACCATCCTTGGTCCCCACGCCGGAGAACTCATCCACGAGATGGTGCTGGCCATGCAGGCCCGGGTGCGGATCTCGACCATTGCGGCGGCAATTCATGCCTACCCGACTTTGGCCCAGGTGCACCGCCGGACAGTGAATTCCGTGTTGTCTGCGCAACTTTTCGCGCCGCGGACTCGTACCCTGGTTCGCTGGATCAACAAATTGCTTCCCTGA
- a CDS encoding methyl-accepting chemotaxis protein, with protein sequence MRAALVDSGHHDLSELYRRGDRLSVVVLWMIAFGSLLLATEHGTWFAWFVAGFPAAAIPTALARLAPGARITRISVGVAYMVLAGLTIHQTQGMLELHFGIFVLLAFLLVYRDWLPIVVAAGVIAVHHLVFHHLQLAGAPVYAFPPGAEMGLGIVLIHAAYVVFETLVLVYLSLTFRRDALQGAELNQIATNLRDGGTVDLQYRFPNPTGSATVGMHTSLEHIQTTLRSVSGVMTRLGELGRHVQRGSEETSESAAEQSTRTTELAAAVTEMSTSIQEVARNTADMAGATEETDQLLGDVRSTVQRANKVIAELAQRLRDSSEQIQRLEDRSQNIGVVVGVIREVTERTNLLALNAAIEAARAGEHGRGFAVVADEVRNLARQTQTSAGEIETLIRQLQEETAQSTATMLDGVRDSSRSADEMQTASGALDEAIERVSRISRTSIEIAAAAEQQSQVADEIDRRLADIDVTAASNRERAKASTRSANEIAKAVTGVTQELQRFRI encoded by the coding sequence ATGCGCGCCGCGCTCGTCGACTCAGGCCATCACGATCTGTCCGAACTGTACCGGCGGGGAGACCGCCTGTCCGTGGTCGTCTTGTGGATGATCGCTTTCGGGTCGCTGTTGCTGGCGACCGAGCACGGGACCTGGTTCGCCTGGTTTGTGGCCGGATTCCCGGCTGCCGCCATTCCCACGGCACTGGCTCGACTGGCACCGGGCGCCCGCATCACCCGCATCAGTGTGGGTGTCGCCTACATGGTGCTGGCGGGGCTGACCATCCACCAGACACAGGGCATGCTGGAGCTGCACTTCGGTATTTTCGTGCTGCTGGCATTCCTGCTGGTCTATCGCGATTGGCTGCCCATTGTCGTTGCTGCCGGGGTGATCGCGGTTCACCACCTGGTTTTTCATCACCTGCAGCTTGCCGGAGCGCCGGTCTACGCTTTCCCGCCGGGAGCCGAGATGGGTCTTGGCATCGTGCTGATCCACGCCGCCTACGTGGTTTTCGAGACGCTGGTGCTCGTGTATCTGTCCCTGACTTTTCGACGTGACGCCCTGCAGGGAGCCGAACTCAACCAGATTGCGACCAACCTGCGGGATGGTGGCACCGTCGATCTGCAGTATCGCTTTCCGAACCCCACAGGCTCCGCGACCGTGGGTATGCACACGTCCCTGGAGCATATACAGACCACTTTACGCAGCGTGTCAGGGGTGATGACGCGCCTTGGGGAACTCGGTCGGCACGTACAGCGCGGATCGGAAGAAACGTCGGAGAGCGCGGCAGAGCAATCCACTCGCACCACGGAACTGGCCGCCGCAGTCACGGAGATGAGCACATCCATTCAGGAAGTGGCCCGCAATACTGCCGACATGGCCGGCGCCACCGAGGAGACGGATCAGCTACTCGGCGATGTTCGAAGCACCGTCCAACGAGCAAACAAGGTGATCGCCGAACTCGCACAGCGGCTCCGGGACAGCAGCGAGCAGATTCAGCGCCTCGAGGATCGCAGCCAGAACATCGGTGTGGTGGTGGGGGTGATCCGTGAGGTCACCGAACGGACCAATCTGCTCGCCCTTAACGCGGCTATCGAGGCGGCCCGGGCGGGCGAACATGGTCGTGGTTTTGCCGTGGTGGCGGACGAGGTGCGCAACCTGGCCCGCCAGACCCAGACCTCCGCCGGCGAGATAGAAACGCTGATCAGGCAACTGCAGGAAGAAACCGCCCAGAGCACGGCGACCATGCTGGATGGGGTGAGAGATTCCTCCCGCAGCGCCGATGAAATGCAGACCGCATCCGGCGCACTCGACGAGGCCATCGAACGGGTTTCCAGGATTTCCCGGACCAGTATCGAAATCGCCGCCGCAGCGGAACAGCAGAGCCAGGTGGCCGACGAGATCGACCGCCGCCTCGCGGATATCGACGTGACGGCGGCCAGCAACAGGGAACGGGCCAAGGCCTCCACCCGCTCAGCCAACGAAATCGCCAAAGCAGTCACCGGGGTCACCCAGGAACTCCAGCGGTTTCGAATCTAG
- a CDS encoding DUF3047 domain-containing protein, with product MRERLIAGTAERVFKPADIIEWDNHAFKGETRYSLVEIDDREAVHAQCTDDTASGLFLREEIDLEATPIIFLFPRGVEIKKALQ from the coding sequence TTGCGGGAACGACTTATCGCCGGCACCGCCGAACGTGTGTTCAAGCCGGCGGATATCATCGAGTGGGACAACCACGCGTTCAAGGGCGAGACACGCTACTCGCTGGTGGAGATCGACGACCGTGAGGCGGTCCATGCCCAGTGCACGGACGATACTGCTTCCGGGCTTTTCCTCCGGGAGGAGATCGATCTCGAGGCCACCCCGATCATTTTTTTGTTTCCACGAGGCGTGGAAATAAAAAAAGCGCTGCAATGA
- a CDS encoding c-type cytochrome — MTERAEKRQHLLSALSCGVVASAPLLLVAVYGSSASLGAAELIEQQSSRLSALIQPVAEGEAEGEAEGEAEGEAEGEAEGEAEGEASAELRDAVARPADYQPYEGEQAALLARGEELFYDNSLSTNGMACATCHMASSGYADTFAQPFPHRVGMALTDFGMTEVHLDEMIQICMVAPMAAEPLAWDSEDLAALVEYMKVEQEKFRER, encoded by the coding sequence ATGACCGAGAGAGCAGAAAAACGACAACACCTGTTAAGTGCCTTGTCCTGCGGCGTCGTTGCCTCCGCTCCATTGCTGTTGGTGGCCGTTTACGGCTCAAGTGCGAGCTTAGGTGCGGCGGAGCTGATCGAGCAACAATCATCAAGGCTATCAGCACTGATTCAGCCGGTGGCTGAGGGAGAGGCCGAAGGCGAGGCTGAGGGAGAGGCTGAGGGAGAGGCCGAGGGTGAGGCTGAAGGGGAAGCTGAAGGCGAAGCATCCGCCGAATTGCGTGACGCCGTTGCGCGTCCCGCCGACTATCAACCCTATGAAGGTGAACAGGCGGCACTGCTGGCAAGAGGCGAAGAGCTTTTCTACGACAACAGCCTGTCGACCAACGGTATGGCTTGTGCCACCTGCCATATGGCGAGTTCCGGTTATGCAGATACCTTCGCCCAGCCGTTTCCTCACCGAGTGGGAATGGCACTTACGGACTTCGGCATGACTGAAGTTCATCTGGACGAAATGATCCAGATCTGCATGGTTGCCCCAATGGCTGCCGAACCATTGGCCTGGGATTCAGAAGATCTCGCAGCGCTGGTTGAATACATGAAAGTAGAGCAGGAAAAATTCCGGGAGCGATAA